One part of the Kiritimatiellia bacterium genome encodes these proteins:
- a CDS encoding protein-L-isoaspartate(D-aspartate) O-methyltransferase produces MQSSCRAEKGTAADDEWSRLRHEMVAWQIEARGVRDRAVLEAMRTVPRHRLVPDDVRAYSYEDTPLPIGWGQTISQPYIVALMTELAQVRPGHRVLEVGTGSGYQAAVLAQMGAEVYTIEILEPLAERAARDLQTLGYTNVHVRAGDGYLGWPEAAPFDAVIVTAGATHVPQPLIDQLKPGGRMVIPVGETLHTQSLRLLEKREDGSLEERDVLPVRFVPLTGPNAERRDQP; encoded by the coding sequence ATGCAATCGAGTTGCCGCGCGGAAAAAGGGACGGCGGCCGACGACGAATGGAGCCGTCTTCGCCACGAAATGGTGGCCTGGCAGATCGAGGCGCGCGGCGTGCGGGACCGGGCGGTTCTCGAGGCGATGCGCACTGTGCCCAGACATCGATTGGTGCCAGATGACGTGCGGGCTTACTCCTATGAGGACACCCCATTGCCCATTGGCTGGGGCCAGACGATCTCGCAACCCTACATCGTCGCGCTGATGACGGAGTTAGCGCAAGTCCGTCCCGGACACCGCGTGCTCGAGGTGGGCACGGGCTCCGGTTACCAGGCTGCAGTCCTGGCTCAAATGGGCGCGGAGGTCTACACCATCGAAATTCTCGAGCCGCTGGCCGAGCGCGCCGCCCGAGATTTGCAGACCCTGGGATATACAAACGTGCACGTGAGGGCAGGGGACGGCTACCTCGGCTGGCCTGAGGCGGCGCCCTTTGACGCGGTGATCGTGACCGCCGGCGCCACGCATGTGCCGCAGCCGCTGATTGACCAATTAAAGCCGGGCGGCCGCATGGTGATCCCCGTTGGCGAGACGCTGCACACCCAGTCCTTGCGGCTTCTGGAGAAAAGGGAGGACGGTTCCCTTGAGGAACGAGACGTCCTGCCGGTGCGGTTTGTCCCGTTGACAGGCCCCAACGCCGAGCGGCGTGATCAGCCGTAA
- the thiO gene encoding glycine oxidase ThiO, giving the protein MSRSSSFIIVGAGVVGRLLAARLRKRNWSVVVYDENGPDGRGSCTWVGAGMLSPYCERVASEPIITELGLRGCERWPADLAELGADVYLRRNGSLVVAHPRDALELERLRNRVIERALPPEAMREAGPDEIGALEPELSGRFTRGLYFPQEGHLDNRELLAELGRVMERLGVETRYHQRVEVIEPGQIRADHVVERADWIVDCRGLGAREDDPRLRGVRGEIAMVEAPEVHLSRPVRLMHPRYSIYVVPRRDQRYLIGATQIESEDAGPVTVRSALELLSAAYTLHSGFAEARVVELASSCRPAYPDNLPRLVARPGLLRINGLYRHGFLLAPVLVDAAITYLERGDRDPAMAALWEVHS; this is encoded by the coding sequence ATGAGCCGATCCTCATCGTTCATCATCGTCGGCGCCGGCGTGGTTGGGCGGCTCCTGGCGGCCCGATTGCGCAAACGCAACTGGTCGGTCGTCGTTTATGATGAAAACGGCCCAGATGGCCGAGGATCCTGCACGTGGGTCGGCGCCGGTATGCTCTCCCCCTACTGCGAGCGCGTTGCCTCCGAGCCGATCATAACAGAGCTAGGACTGCGGGGTTGCGAGCGCTGGCCCGCCGATCTGGCCGAGCTGGGGGCCGACGTATACCTGCGGCGGAATGGAAGCCTCGTGGTCGCACACCCCCGCGACGCGCTCGAACTCGAGCGCTTGCGGAACCGTGTGATTGAACGGGCGCTTCCACCGGAAGCAATGCGTGAGGCCGGCCCCGATGAAATCGGCGCACTCGAACCTGAGCTTTCCGGTCGCTTCACGCGCGGCCTCTATTTCCCGCAGGAAGGCCATCTCGATAACCGCGAGTTGTTAGCCGAGCTTGGCCGCGTAATGGAGCGACTCGGCGTCGAGACCCGCTACCACCAACGAGTCGAGGTTATCGAACCCGGGCAAATCCGGGCCGACCATGTCGTGGAACGAGCCGACTGGATTGTCGACTGCCGCGGCTTGGGCGCAAGGGAGGACGATCCGCGACTTCGCGGAGTTCGCGGCGAGATCGCGATGGTTGAGGCGCCCGAAGTGCATCTCTCAAGGCCCGTTCGTCTGATGCATCCACGCTATTCCATCTACGTCGTGCCTCGTCGCGACCAGCGTTATTTGATTGGCGCGACGCAGATCGAGAGCGAAGACGCCGGACCGGTCACGGTCAGGTCCGCGTTGGAACTGCTCAGCGCGGCGTATACGCTTCACAGCGGCTTTGCGGAAGCGCGCGTGGTGGAACTCGCTTCTTCGTGCCGGCCCGCCTACCCGGACAACCTGCCACGCCTTGTGGCGCGACCCGGCCTGCTCCGCATCAACGGCCTCTACCGGCATGGCTTCCTTCTCGCCCCTGTTCTGGTCGACGCCGCCATCACCTACCTCGAGCGCGGAGACCGCGATCCCGCGATGGCGGCACTTTGGGAGGTTCACTCATGA
- the thiE gene encoding thiamine phosphate synthase, whose translation MKAVPMEPFWLYPIVDHPDWIPKLAACGLDLVQIRIKGISEEERRRRLEAAVRIADERRVRLIINDDWAFALESGAYGVHLGQDDLDGAPLEEIFGAGLRLGISTHNEAELARAEACEPSYIAIGTVFESPSKSFTHRPIGIEGFRKLRSLTRRPVVAIGGITAERAPALRAAGADGCAVISDLLRAADLSERVAQWRKAWFETPRESTSTI comes from the coding sequence ATGAAAGCGGTCCCCATGGAGCCGTTTTGGCTCTACCCCATCGTCGACCACCCGGACTGGATCCCCAAACTAGCCGCCTGCGGCCTCGACCTGGTTCAAATCCGCATCAAGGGGATCTCCGAAGAAGAGCGGCGGCGGCGGCTCGAGGCCGCAGTCCGGATCGCCGACGAACGCCGCGTCCGCCTGATCATCAACGACGATTGGGCCTTCGCTCTCGAAAGCGGAGCCTACGGCGTCCATCTCGGGCAGGATGACCTCGACGGCGCTCCGCTGGAGGAGATTTTCGGGGCCGGTCTCCGGCTCGGGATCAGCACACACAACGAGGCGGAACTGGCCCGAGCCGAAGCGTGCGAACCGTCCTACATCGCGATCGGGACCGTCTTCGAAAGCCCCTCTAAATCGTTCACACACCGACCGATCGGCATCGAGGGATTCCGCAAACTCCGCAGCCTAACACGTAGGCCTGTCGTCGCGATCGGAGGCATCACCGCGGAACGGGCGCCCGCGCTTCGCGCAGCCGGAGCGGATGGTTGCGCGGTCATTTCGGACCTGCTCCGCGCCGCGGACCTGTCAGAACGGGTCGCCCAATGGAGAAAGGCTTGGTTCGAGACGCCACGCGAATCGACGTCGACGATTTGA
- a CDS encoding DUF4198 domain-containing protein codes for MKRLVVIALAAAAFSASAHEIWLDAASLRPEPGQPVELFIRCGHYFPASELAVADRLIAAFYAECAGAREELASTAEGGQRRALYTAPGGCAARLTLVLKRPHLEEPAHWASLILVPQNAQSEPADYSRGQGLEIVPLARVEDARRNEPFPLAVLRDGIRIRAKVQIMAAEGGTSWVETGADLPSTFSPRKSGRHLAAVSDRGQTATLVFDVSP; via the coding sequence TTGAAGAGGCTCGTCGTCATCGCCCTCGCAGCGGCCGCTTTCTCCGCTTCCGCACATGAGATCTGGCTGGACGCGGCCAGCCTACGGCCGGAGCCGGGGCAGCCGGTCGAACTCTTCATCCGATGCGGCCACTATTTCCCAGCGTCGGAATTGGCCGTCGCGGACCGTCTCATCGCCGCTTTTTATGCGGAGTGCGCGGGGGCGCGCGAAGAATTGGCCTCAACCGCGGAGGGCGGGCAGCGCCGGGCGCTCTATACCGCGCCCGGAGGCTGCGCTGCTCGACTCACCCTGGTGCTCAAGCGTCCACACCTGGAGGAGCCTGCCCACTGGGCTTCGCTGATCCTTGTTCCGCAAAACGCGCAAAGCGAACCGGCCGACTACTCCCGCGGACAGGGCCTTGAAATCGTGCCGCTGGCCCGTGTCGAAGATGCGCGGAGAAATGAGCCATTCCCGCTCGCTGTCCTGCGGGACGGCATCCGAATCCGGGCCAAGGTTCAAATTATGGCCGCAGAGGGAGGCACGAGCTGGGTTGAAACTGGCGCTGACCTCCCCTCGACCTTTTCGCCGCGGAAGTCTGGCCGTCATCTGGCCGCCGTTTCGGACAGAGGGCAAACCGCCACTCTTGTGTTTGACGTGTCGCCATGA
- a CDS encoding adenosine deaminase family protein, translating to MPRPITEEFIRRIPKTDLHVHLDGSLRISTLIELAKSGGVKLPSYTEAGLREKVFKDFYKDLPDYLAGFAYTCAVMHTPENIERIAYELAQDNIAEGVRYVEARFAPQLHAREDFPMDEVVKSAVRGMERAQKEHNRSQAVREGRDLPFHFGIIVCALRFFNERMSPYYKALMHIMPYAPRKKVYAAASLELARAAAVFKHELGLPVVAFDLAGAEAGYPADDHKEAFQYAHRHFLRKTVHAGEAYGPESIFQAITECYANRIGHGTWLFAENLIRDPEIEDPAAYVHHLADYIASQRICIEVCLTSNLQTLPQMKSLAEHPLRKMLDHSLSVSICTDNRLVSNTSVTREILLAVEHLKLTPRELRNIIVAGFKGSFFPGDYSAKRAYVRQVIDRFETLEREYLT from the coding sequence ATGCCCCGCCCCATCACCGAGGAGTTCATTCGGCGAATTCCAAAGACGGATCTCCACGTCCACCTTGATGGCTCGCTCCGCATCTCAACGCTGATTGAATTAGCAAAGTCGGGGGGGGTCAAATTGCCCTCCTACACCGAAGCCGGGCTTCGCGAGAAGGTCTTCAAGGATTTCTACAAAGACCTACCCGATTATCTGGCAGGGTTTGCCTACACCTGCGCCGTGATGCACACGCCCGAAAATATCGAGCGGATCGCATACGAGCTGGCGCAAGACAATATCGCGGAGGGCGTCCGCTACGTCGAGGCGCGGTTCGCACCGCAGCTTCATGCGCGCGAAGACTTCCCGATGGACGAAGTCGTCAAATCGGCGGTACGAGGCATGGAGCGCGCACAAAAGGAGCACAACCGATCCCAGGCGGTCCGAGAAGGCCGCGACTTGCCCTTTCACTTTGGCATCATTGTGTGCGCCCTGCGATTTTTCAACGAGCGCATGTCGCCCTACTACAAGGCGCTGATGCACATCATGCCGTATGCCCCCCGCAAAAAAGTCTACGCGGCCGCATCCCTCGAGCTCGCCCGAGCCGCCGCGGTTTTCAAGCATGAGCTCGGCCTTCCCGTTGTCGCCTTTGACCTTGCAGGCGCCGAGGCGGGCTACCCGGCCGACGATCACAAGGAGGCCTTCCAATACGCCCATCGCCATTTTCTCAGAAAAACCGTTCACGCCGGCGAGGCCTATGGACCGGAATCCATTTTCCAGGCGATCACCGAATGTTACGCCAACCGAATCGGCCATGGCACGTGGCTGTTTGCGGAAAATCTCATCCGGGACCCCGAAATAGAGGACCCCGCGGCGTATGTCCACCATCTGGCGGATTACATCGCCAGCCAACGTATCTGCATCGAAGTCTGCCTCACGAGCAATCTGCAGACGCTGCCCCAGATGAAATCCCTTGCGGAACACCCGCTTCGAAAAATGCTGGACCACAGCCTCTCCGTGAGCATCTGCACTGACAACCGCCTCGTCTCCAACACCTCGGTCACGCGGGAAATCTTGCTTGCGGTCGAGCATTTGAAGCTCACGCCACGCGAACTCCGAAATATCATCGTCGCCGGCTTCAAGGGCAGCTTCTTCCCGGGCGACTACTCCGCTAAACGCGCCTACGTCAGACAGGTGATCGACCGCTTCGAGACCCTCGAAAGAGAATATCTCACTTAG
- the thiS gene encoding sulfur carrier protein ThiS: MKLRVNGEVVEAADGLTLSELITRRGDPPFVAAAVNGEFVPKGLHSETVLRDGDDVEILGPIQGG; the protein is encoded by the coding sequence ATGAAACTGCGTGTCAATGGCGAGGTGGTCGAGGCGGCCGACGGCCTGACGCTTTCCGAACTGATCACGCGCCGAGGGGATCCTCCGTTCGTCGCAGCGGCCGTCAATGGAGAATTCGTGCCGAAGGGCCTCCATTCGGAAACCGTTTTGCGCGACGGAGACGACGTGGAAATCCTCGGGCCCATTCAGGGAGGTTAA
- a CDS encoding class II glutamine amidotransferase — MCELLGLNFNLPISPSLSFRGFRHRGEENPDGWGIARFEGKACQVVKEPTCATDSGLAKFLRDYENFRSTIFIGHVRHATRGSPALVNTHPFVRTFRKREVVLAHNGHVESVMDPSALKFHPVGETDSEYLFCSLLTKMSVEKIDFEDYEKIEAMLREFNQFGTMNLLMSEGVHLYSYRDAHGYNGLSVTRRVTPFGTVRLMDEDWIVDLDEEKSPDQRGIIIASKPLTVGEKWQDLTPGTLNVFVGGACVYSGA, encoded by the coding sequence ATGTGTGAGCTTCTCGGCCTAAATTTTAATTTACCGATTTCTCCCTCGCTTTCGTTTCGAGGTTTTCGCCACCGCGGTGAGGAAAATCCAGACGGGTGGGGCATAGCTCGCTTTGAAGGGAAGGCTTGCCAGGTTGTGAAAGAGCCGACTTGTGCAACAGACAGCGGTTTGGCGAAGTTTCTTCGAGATTATGAAAATTTTCGAAGCACAATTTTTATCGGGCATGTGCGCCATGCTACCCGAGGAAGCCCGGCGCTGGTGAATACCCATCCTTTTGTTCGAACCTTTCGAAAACGGGAGGTGGTTCTCGCGCACAACGGACATGTGGAATCTGTTATGGACCCGTCGGCATTGAAATTTCACCCCGTGGGGGAGACCGATTCAGAGTATCTCTTTTGCTCACTCCTCACGAAAATGTCGGTGGAGAAAATTGATTTTGAAGACTATGAGAAAATCGAGGCGATGCTCCGTGAGTTCAATCAGTTTGGAACCATGAACCTGCTGATGTCGGAAGGCGTCCATCTGTATAGCTACCGCGATGCTCACGGTTACAATGGGCTATCGGTGACACGGCGAGTCACTCCCTTTGGCACCGTGCGACTCATGGATGAAGATTGGATTGTGGACCTCGATGAGGAAAAAAGTCCTGATCAGCGAGGGATCATCATTGCAAGTAAGCCTCTGACCGTCGGGGAAAAATGGCAGGATTTGACACCGGGCACGCTCAACGTCTTCGTAGGCGGCGCATGTGTTTATTCAGGCGCGTAG
- a CDS encoding SDR family oxidoreductase produces the protein MIESGKTYVVMGLLNSDSIAFAVGRVIEQYGGKVVYTVQNERLKRIFFDRSKDLTPEQKAALDIRFCDVTIEDELKSFFGGLGEIAGVVHSIGYANPKTCLGPEFHTDAIEDIKTAFHISAVSLASVVRHAYPHMPHGGSVVTLTFESRLAFPHYNWMGVNKAALEAIVRALARRHGKDLIRVNAVSAGPVATKAATSIPHFDMLAATWQKISPLPWNVYEEKTQVAYAVAFLLGPFSQKITGQTIYVDGGASIIGGELTPEERPAN, from the coding sequence ATGATCGAGAGCGGTAAAACGTACGTCGTGATGGGTCTGCTCAACAGCGATTCGATCGCATTCGCGGTGGGGCGAGTCATCGAGCAGTATGGAGGCAAGGTCGTTTATACGGTGCAGAACGAGCGATTGAAGCGGATTTTCTTCGATCGCAGCAAGGACCTGACCCCCGAGCAAAAAGCCGCGCTCGATATCCGATTTTGCGACGTGACAATTGAGGACGAGCTTAAGTCCTTTTTTGGTGGCTTGGGAGAGATCGCCGGCGTGGTTCATTCGATCGGGTACGCGAACCCCAAGACATGTTTGGGTCCCGAATTTCACACCGACGCGATCGAGGACATCAAAACGGCATTCCACATCAGCGCGGTATCGCTCGCCTCCGTGGTCCGGCACGCCTACCCGCACATGCCTCATGGCGGATCGGTCGTCACGCTCACCTTCGAGTCGCGGCTGGCATTCCCGCACTACAATTGGATGGGCGTCAACAAGGCGGCCTTGGAGGCCATCGTGCGCGCGCTGGCAAGGCGCCACGGCAAAGACCTGATTCGCGTAAATGCGGTCTCCGCAGGGCCTGTGGCGACGAAAGCGGCGACGTCGATCCCTCATTTCGATATGCTCGCCGCCACGTGGCAGAAAATCAGCCCGCTGCCTTGGAATGTGTATGAGGAGAAAACACAGGTTGCCTACGCGGTAGCGTTTCTTCTGGGACCGTTTTCGCAAAAAATCACGGGCCAGACGATTTATGTGGACGGGGGTGCGTCCATTATCGGCGGCGAACTCACCCCTGAAGAACGGCCCGCGAATTGA
- the cytX gene encoding putative hydroxymethylpyrimidine transporter CytX: protein MTSNPSSTSIEPPASAGDSSNRLRGREYFFLWAGAAIALSEIWAGGLLAPLGLSAGLAVIILGRLIGNLPMAIAGHIGAVTGEPSMVTTRGALGRRGSYLPAALNVLQLIGWTAVMLWIGGQAASKLAPSVSADPRVWVVAIGVLTTLWALGGPRVWRRLQQISVILLALLCVAMTVLFVSKYDLGGLLREDGRGGMPFMVALDLAIAMPISWMPLAADYARHAASPRGAFWGTYLGYFAGGVWMYALGIAAAIAANSNTPDAVLMGMMAEAGWAAAALVIVLISTVTTTFLDVYSHAVSLSSIREKISVRTGILLCGGLGTLFALFMDPTRYEHFLLMIGSVFCPLFGVVLVDFFVRHRGRYDARVLRAGSVNPVWNGFNIPGVAAWVIGCIAFHAIAGLAAWLGASLPSMAVSGFVYFVFSLKRDARS from the coding sequence ATGACATCAAATCCTTCATCTACGTCAATCGAACCGCCAGCGTCCGCTGGAGATTCATCTAACCGACTAAGAGGTCGCGAATACTTTTTCCTTTGGGCCGGCGCCGCGATTGCCCTCTCTGAAATCTGGGCAGGCGGATTGCTGGCACCCCTTGGCCTTTCGGCCGGCCTGGCCGTCATCATCCTCGGCCGGCTGATCGGAAACCTCCCGATGGCCATCGCCGGACACATCGGCGCGGTGACCGGAGAGCCTTCGATGGTCACCACGCGCGGAGCGCTCGGGCGCCGCGGTTCCTACCTGCCGGCCGCTCTCAATGTGCTGCAGCTCATCGGCTGGACGGCGGTGATGCTCTGGATCGGCGGTCAGGCGGCCTCAAAACTCGCACCCTCGGTCTCCGCCGATCCGCGGGTTTGGGTTGTCGCCATCGGCGTACTGACCACCCTCTGGGCGCTGGGCGGACCGCGTGTGTGGCGTCGTCTCCAGCAAATCAGCGTAATCCTCCTCGCGCTGTTGTGCGTAGCGATGACGGTGCTTTTTGTTTCCAAATACGACCTCGGCGGCCTTCTCCGCGAGGACGGCCGAGGCGGCATGCCGTTCATGGTGGCGCTGGACCTCGCGATTGCCATGCCGATCTCCTGGATGCCTCTTGCCGCCGACTACGCACGCCACGCCGCGAGCCCGCGGGGCGCGTTTTGGGGAACCTATCTGGGTTATTTTGCCGGCGGCGTCTGGATGTATGCCCTCGGAATCGCGGCAGCCATCGCCGCAAATTCGAACACCCCTGACGCCGTCCTCATGGGCATGATGGCCGAAGCCGGCTGGGCGGCCGCGGCGTTGGTGATTGTGCTCATCTCCACGGTCACAACGACATTTCTGGATGTCTACTCGCACGCGGTATCGCTCTCGAGCATCCGCGAGAAAATTTCCGTCCGAACGGGCATCCTGCTCTGCGGCGGACTGGGCACCCTCTTTGCGCTTTTCATGGACCCCACTCGGTACGAGCACTTCCTCCTCATGATCGGCTCGGTGTTCTGCCCGCTGTTCGGCGTAGTTCTCGTGGACTTTTTTGTGCGCCATCGCGGCCGTTATGACGCCCGTGTGCTTCGGGCGGGTTCAGTGAATCCCGTTTGGAACGGATTCAACATCCCCGGCGTCGCCGCATGGGTAATAGGGTGCATCGCCTTCCATGCCATCGCAGGGCTAGCCGCTTGGCTTGGCGCATCTTTGCCCTCGATGGCGGTCTCCGGCTTTGTGTATTTTGTCTTTTCACTCAAGAGAGACGCTCGCTCATGA
- the nikR gene encoding nickel-responsive transcriptional regulator NikR, whose amino-acid sequence MVERFSVSIDSDLIRQFDRWLHERRYNNRSEAVRDLIRRALIQQRVEDNREVVAVITIVYDHHQRQLQERLTDIQHAFHHEIVSTTHIHLNHDDCLEVIIARGRATKAQDLADRLISLRGVKDGSITMSAAGSHLHGRAAS is encoded by the coding sequence ATGGTTGAAAGATTTTCCGTCTCGATTGATTCAGATCTGATCCGTCAATTCGACCGCTGGCTCCATGAGCGCCGATACAACAACCGATCGGAAGCCGTGCGCGACCTGATTCGCCGCGCGCTGATCCAGCAACGGGTCGAAGACAACCGCGAGGTCGTTGCGGTCATCACGATTGTGTACGACCACCACCAACGGCAGCTCCAAGAGCGGCTCACCGACATTCAACACGCCTTCCATCATGAAATCGTGTCGACCACGCACATTCACCTCAACCACGACGATTGCCTTGAAGTCATCATCGCGCGCGGCCGGGCGACCAAGGCTCAAGACCTCGCCGATCGCTTGATTTCGCTCCGCGGCGTCAAGGACGGCTCCATCACCATGAGCGCGGCAGGGTCCCACCTTCACGGGCGCGCCGCTTCCTAA
- a CDS encoding thiazole synthase, with the protein MPEFVIGDYRPVSRLLMGTALYPSPAIMAEAVRAGGADIVTVAIRRQNPREKSGERFWELLRSLGVRVLPNTAGCKTVREAVTIAQMSREIFGTNWIKLEVIGDDETLQPDTAALVEAARILTREGFEVLPYTTEDLITAFRLVEVGCRVVMPWGSYIGSGRGLVNEFALKTLRARLPDTVLVIDAGLGKPSEAARAMELGFDAVLVNSAIALARDPVTMARAFAEAVRAGRAGFEAGFMPVRDFASPSTPVAGTPFWHDAPARP; encoded by the coding sequence ATGCCGGAGTTCGTCATCGGTGATTATCGCCCCGTCTCCCGCTTGCTGATGGGGACTGCTCTATACCCCTCCCCTGCGATCATGGCCGAGGCCGTCCGCGCGGGCGGCGCGGACATTGTCACTGTCGCCATCCGGCGCCAGAATCCTCGGGAAAAATCGGGAGAACGGTTCTGGGAGCTTCTGCGGTCGTTAGGCGTCCGAGTGCTCCCGAATACGGCGGGATGCAAAACCGTCCGGGAGGCGGTCACCATCGCGCAAATGTCCCGCGAGATCTTCGGGACAAATTGGATCAAACTAGAGGTCATCGGCGACGACGAAACGCTGCAGCCCGACACCGCCGCGCTGGTTGAAGCCGCCCGCATCCTGACCCGTGAGGGCTTTGAGGTGCTTCCCTACACCACCGAGGACCTCATCACCGCGTTCCGACTCGTCGAAGTCGGATGCCGGGTGGTGATGCCCTGGGGCTCCTACATCGGGTCGGGTCGGGGTCTGGTGAACGAATTCGCCCTCAAAACACTCCGAGCCCGCCTACCTGACACCGTGCTTGTAATCGACGCAGGCCTCGGGAAGCCGTCCGAAGCGGCCCGCGCCATGGAGCTGGGGTTCGACGCCGTACTCGTAAATAGCGCAATCGCCCTCGCGCGCGATCCGGTCACCATGGCCCGGGCGTTTGCGGAGGCCGTCCGCGCGGGCCGTGCCGGATTCGAGGCTGGCTTCATGCCGGTCCGAGACTTCGCCTCTCCGAGCACGCCGGTCGCAGGAACGCCGTTCTGGCATGACGCGCCAGCCCGGCCATGA